The Accipiter gentilis chromosome 34, bAccGen1.1, whole genome shotgun sequence genome has a segment encoding these proteins:
- the TBC1D30 gene encoding TBC1 domain family member 30 isoform X7, translated as MRFTFNERSNPDDDSMGIQIVKDLHRTGCSSYCGQEAEQDRVVLKRVLLAYARWNKSVGYCQGFNILAALILEVMEGNEGDALKIMIYLIDKVLPDSYFVNNLRALSVDMAVFRDLLRMKLPELSQHLDILQRAANRESGGGYEPPLTNVFTMQWFLTLFATCLPNHTVLKIWDSVFFEGSEIILRVALAIWAKLGEQIECCETADEFYSTMGKLTQEMLEDSLIDSNELMQTVYTMAQFPFPQLAELREKYTYNITPFPAAVKSASLSGRLGRTRDSDEENDLDDEDSIANAIGCLGPLSGFLAPELQKYQKQMKDQNEEQSLGSSNIAELSPGAIDSCRSEYHAAFNSMMMERMTTDINALKKQYSRIKKKQQQQLHHVYIRAGSEGDDPGIFLGPRDQLNNDKGPVTSLLPSQVNHSPVINHLLLGKKMKLNNRSLKNAVIHIPSHATGKMSPIPQEDLKAKLNSPWRTHIRVHRKNIARAKGQLGYGDTVGLIDEQSESCKTNSPGAKEETSKHSDSGEREGGGLDDRTTRKADRQSSEPVSMDSSTNMLVVQLKLEALELASDAESTSHQSIQPCLSESSRSSSDSGNLAKSPQPGNPKPQVFNPFPSVKPLRKSATARNLGLYGPTERTPTVHFPQMSRSFSKSASGNSGTRKR; from the exons gacCTTCACCGAACAGGTTGCAGTTCTTACTGTGGCCAGGAGGCAGAGCAAGATCGAGTGGTATTAAAACGTGTTTTGCTGGCTTATGCCAGGTGGAATAAATCTGTTGGCTATTGTCAAGGATTTAACATACTAGCTGCACTTATTCTGGAAGTAATGGAGGGCAATGAAGGGGATGCCCTgaaa ATCATGATTTACCTAATTGATAAGGTGCTTCCTGATAGCTATTTTGTCAATAATCTCCGTGCTCTCTCTGTGGATATGGCTGTTTTCCGAGATCTTCTACGAATGAAGCTTCCTGAACTGTCCCAGCACTTAGACATCCTGCAAAGAGCTGCTAACAGAGAAAGCGGAG gaggctATGAACCCCCACTTACAAATGTCTTCACAATGCAGTGGTTTCTGACCCTCTTTGCCACTTGCCTGCCTAACCATACAGTTCTGAAGATCTGGGATTCGGTATTCTTTGAAGGCTCTGAAATTATACTGAGAGTAGCTTTGGCTATCTGGGCAAAGTTAGGAGA GCAAATAGAGTGTTGTGAAACTGCAGATGAGTTTTACAGTACCATGGGCAAGCTGACCCAGGAGATGCTGGAAGACAGTCTGATTGACAGCAATGAACTCATGCAG ACTGTTTATACCATGGCTCAGTTTCCCTTCCCACAACTGGCAGAATTAAGGGAGAAATACACGTACAACATTACTCCTTTCCCTGCAGCAGTGAAATCAGCTTCACTTTCGGG AAGGCTAGGCAGAACCAGAGACAGTGATGAGGAGAATGACCTAGATGATGAAGACTCAATTGCCAATGCAATTGGCTGTCTTGGACCATTAAGCGGATTTTTGGCACCAGAGCTCCAAAAATAccaaaaacaaatgaaag ATCAGAATGAAGAACAAAGTCTGGGTTCCAGTAACATTGCAGAATTAAGTCCAGGAGCAATAGACTCTTGCCGAAGCGAGTATCACGCTGCTTTTAACAGCATGATGATGGAGCGTATGACCACTGATATTAATGCACTAAAAAAGCAATATTCCAGGATAAAGaagaagcagcaacagcagcttcACCATGTGTATATCAGAGCAG gATCTGAAGGTGACGACCCTGGGATTTTTTTAGGTCCCAGGGACCAGCTGAACAATG ACAAAGGGCCAGTTACCAGCCTCCTCCCTTCTCAGGTAAACCATTCCCCAGTGATAAACCACCTCCTTTTAGGAAAGAAGATGAAATTGAATAACAGGTCTCTCAAAAACGCTGTTATTCACATCCCAAGTCATGCTACAGGGAAGATGTCTCCCATTCCCCAAGAAGATCTTAAAGCAAAACTGAACTCTCCATGGCGCACTCACATAAGAGTTCATCGAAAGAATATTGCTAGGGCCAAAGGCCAGCTGGGCTATGGGGATACTGTAGGACTAATAGATGAGCAGAGTGAGAGCTGTAAAACAAATAGTCCTGGTGCAAAGGAGGAGACTTCCAAACATTCTGACtctggagaaagagaaggaggtgGTTTGGATGACAGGACTACTCGAAAAGCTGACCGGCAGTCATCTGAGCCAGTCTCTATGGACAGCAGTACGAACATGTTGGTGGTTCAGCTAAAACTGGAAGCACTGGAACTTGCCTCGGATGCTGAGTCAACATCCCATCAGTCCATCCAGCCATGTTTATCAGAGTCCTCCAGGTCATCCAGCGACAGTGGAAACCTGGCTAAATCTCCCCAGCCTGGGAACCCGAAGCCACAAGTCTTCAATCCTTTTCCCAGCGTCAAGCCTCTTCGAAAGTCAGCTACAGCCAGGAATTTAGGGCTGTATGGCCCCACTGAAAGAACGCCAACTGTACACTTCCCACAGATGAGCAGAAGTTTCAGTAAGTCTGCCAGTGGCAACAGTGGGACCAGGAAACGATGA